A single region of the Longimicrobiaceae bacterium genome encodes:
- a CDS encoding DUF4388 domain-containing protein: protein MAIKGSLKEASLPDVLQLLAMGQKTGCLSVTDRSNFGYTYFDRGRITYASIVNRRDRLGDLLVKNGLLAPAVLAAAVEEQVRDPQTRLGEILIRRGAITREQLEQYIRVQIEEAVYYLFTWSQGSFYFEAEQRPPEGAMLVSINPENLLLEGARRIDEWSLIEKKISSLDLIFEMDRARPMDGVDLTDEQRKIVPLVDGKRTVHEVVEESGLVEFDVGKALFGLIQAGFAHPVGLRRPVEVREVPLARIEEHRNLGIAFYKTGMYEEASREFRRVIELQPRGADARFFLALIGLRSGDDRSAVRWLKETIEQGGPRAAAFHNLALALERAGRLDDAQAALDEAARLGPGRPPVLLGRAILLLKRGDAPAAAEAFAAYREALGAGRAPAAYFAFALLAEAAAGRDAEALRLGEEGVSLHPHSPLILLHLGTVRERRQEWAEAEALYRRATEEDGTLPQTYKSLGDVLYRRGAYDEAVEAYGRALELAPELGDDTYFKLGNIHYKRMNREEAVRLWRKALELNPANAVVRTNLELVQTVLK from the coding sequence ATGGCGATCAAGGGATCCCTCAAGGAGGCGAGCCTCCCGGACGTCCTGCAGCTCCTGGCCATGGGGCAGAAGACGGGGTGCCTCTCCGTCACGGACCGCTCCAACTTCGGCTACACCTACTTCGACCGGGGGCGGATCACCTACGCCTCCATCGTGAACCGGCGCGACCGGCTGGGCGACCTGCTCGTCAAGAACGGCCTCCTCGCCCCCGCCGTCCTCGCCGCCGCGGTGGAGGAGCAGGTGCGCGACCCGCAGACGCGCCTGGGCGAGATCCTGATCCGGCGCGGCGCCATCACCCGCGAGCAGCTGGAGCAGTACATCCGGGTCCAGATCGAGGAGGCGGTCTACTACCTCTTCACCTGGTCGCAGGGCTCCTTCTACTTCGAGGCGGAGCAGCGCCCGCCCGAGGGGGCGATGCTGGTCTCCATCAACCCGGAGAACCTGCTCCTGGAGGGGGCGCGCCGGATCGACGAGTGGAGCCTGATCGAGAAGAAGATCTCCTCCCTCGACCTGATCTTCGAGATGGACCGCGCCCGGCCGATGGACGGGGTGGACCTCACCGACGAGCAGCGCAAGATCGTCCCGCTGGTGGACGGGAAGCGCACGGTGCACGAGGTGGTGGAGGAGTCCGGGCTGGTGGAGTTCGACGTGGGAAAGGCGCTCTTCGGGCTGATCCAGGCGGGGTTCGCCCACCCGGTGGGGCTCCGCCGCCCGGTGGAGGTGCGCGAGGTGCCGCTCGCCCGCATCGAGGAGCACCGCAACCTGGGCATCGCCTTCTACAAGACGGGGATGTACGAGGAGGCCTCGCGCGAGTTCCGGCGGGTCATCGAGCTGCAGCCGCGGGGCGCGGACGCCCGCTTCTTCCTGGCGCTGATCGGCCTCCGCAGCGGCGACGACCGCTCGGCCGTCCGCTGGCTCAAGGAGACCATCGAGCAGGGCGGCCCGCGCGCCGCGGCGTTCCACAACCTGGCGCTCGCCCTGGAGCGCGCCGGCCGCCTGGACGACGCGCAGGCGGCGCTGGACGAGGCCGCACGCCTGGGCCCTGGGAGGCCGCCGGTGCTGCTCGGCCGGGCCATCCTCCTCCTCAAGCGCGGCGACGCCCCGGCGGCGGCGGAGGCGTTTGCCGCCTACCGGGAGGCGCTCGGCGCGGGGAGGGCCCCTGCCGCGTACTTCGCCTTCGCCCTGCTGGCCGAGGCCGCGGCGGGGCGCGACGCGGAGGCGCTGCGGCTGGGCGAGGAGGGGGTGTCGCTCCACCCCCACTCGCCGCTGATCCTGCTGCACCTGGGGACGGTGCGCGAGCGGCGCCAGGAGTGGGCGGAGGCGGAGGCGCTCTACCGCCGGGCAACCGAGGAGGACGGCACGCTGCCGCAGACGTACAAGTCGCTCGGGGACGTGCTCTACCGCCGCGGCGCGTACGACGAGGCCGTCGAGGCGTACGGGCGGGCGCTGGAGCTGGCCCCGGAGCTGGGCGACGACACGTATTTCAAGCTGGGGAACATCCACTACAAGCGGATGAACCGGGAGGAGGCGGTACGGCTCTGGCGGAAGGCGCTGGAGCTGAACCCCGCCAACGCGGTGGTACGGACCAACCTGGAGCTGGTGCAGACGGTGCTGAAATGA
- a CDS encoding protein-glutamate O-methyltransferase CheR, which produces MNVPQGPPPGLPFSLEGNEEELERLKAKIQRERGFNTQYYKDKCLRRRIAVRMRARGRHTFDEYSELLDREPGEYDVLLDTLTINVTKLFRNPEMWQVVEEQVLPRLFEWKRPQHRIWSAGSASGEEAYTVSILLHEWAERHRCAAELARFHVTGTDIDRRSLEAAQRAEFPELSLTETPEAMKEKWFSPGPPFRLRPEAKRNVSFVRRDLISDAPLPEQSLIFCRNVIIYFDREIQERLFQNFYDALVPGGFLVLGKVETLIGPTRGLFRAINNRERIFQKPA; this is translated from the coding sequence ATGAACGTTCCGCAGGGCCCGCCGCCGGGCCTTCCCTTCTCGCTGGAGGGAAACGAGGAGGAGCTGGAGCGGCTCAAGGCCAAGATCCAGCGGGAGCGTGGCTTCAACACGCAGTACTACAAGGACAAGTGTCTCCGCCGCCGCATCGCGGTGCGGATGCGCGCCCGGGGGCGGCACACCTTCGACGAGTACTCGGAGCTGCTGGACCGCGAGCCGGGGGAGTACGACGTCCTGCTGGACACGCTCACCATCAACGTCACCAAGCTCTTCCGCAACCCGGAGATGTGGCAGGTGGTGGAGGAGCAGGTCCTCCCCCGGCTCTTCGAGTGGAAGCGCCCGCAGCACCGGATCTGGAGCGCGGGGTCGGCCAGCGGCGAGGAGGCGTACACCGTCTCCATCCTCCTGCACGAGTGGGCGGAGCGTCACCGCTGCGCGGCGGAGCTGGCGCGCTTCCACGTCACGGGGACCGACATCGACCGGCGCAGCCTGGAGGCGGCGCAGCGCGCCGAGTTCCCGGAGCTGTCGCTCACGGAGACGCCGGAGGCCATGAAGGAGAAGTGGTTCTCCCCGGGGCCGCCCTTCCGCCTGCGCCCCGAGGCGAAGCGCAACGTGAGCTTCGTCCGGCGCGACCTGATCTCGGACGCGCCGCTCCCGGAGCAGAGCTTGATCTTCTGCCGCAACGTGATCATCTACTTCGACCGGGAGATCCAGGAGCGGCTCTTCCAGAACTTCTACGACGCGCTCGTCCCCGGGGGGTTCCTGGTGCTCGGGAAGGTGGAGACGCTGATCGGGCCGACGCGCGGGCTGTTCCGCGCGATCAACAACCGGGAACGCATCTTCCAGAAGCCCGCATGA
- a CDS encoding chemotaxis protein CheD: MTAPQIFVKVAHHAVARADATLVTLGLGSCVAILLHDAAARVGGMAHILLPEQQLARDTSNPSKFATTAIPLLAAEVAALAGRSARLEARLVGGASMFPSLMTPGMLNMGERNLIASRQVLRELGIPVLAEEVGADYGRSVRFHVGDGRVVVSSVGRADVTL; the protein is encoded by the coding sequence ATGACGGCCCCGCAGATCTTCGTGAAGGTGGCGCACCACGCGGTCGCGCGGGCGGACGCCACGCTCGTTACGCTGGGCCTGGGCTCGTGCGTGGCCATCCTCCTCCACGACGCGGCGGCGCGGGTGGGGGGGATGGCGCACATCCTCCTCCCGGAGCAGCAGCTCGCGCGCGACACCTCCAACCCGTCCAAGTTCGCCACCACGGCGATCCCGCTCCTCGCGGCGGAGGTGGCCGCGCTCGCGGGGCGCTCGGCGCGGCTGGAGGCCCGGCTGGTGGGCGGGGCGTCCATGTTCCCCAGCCTGATGACGCCGGGGATGCTGAACATGGGCGAGCGCAACCTGATCGCCTCGCGGCAGGTGCTGCGCGAGCTGGGGATCCCGGTGCTGGCCGAGGAGGTGGGGGCGGACTACGGCCGCTCCGTGCGCTTCCACGTGGGCGACGGGCGGGTGGTGGTCTCCTCGGTGGGGCGGGCCGATGTCACGCTCTGA
- a CDS encoding chemotaxis response regulator protein-glutamate methylesterase — translation MSRSERGGPHTVLVVDDSAFMRRVITDVVSRTDEFRVVATARDGDDALRKVHQFDPDVVTMDVEMPGLDGLSALGYIMSETPRPVVMLSAYTTEGGEATLRALDYGAVDFVAKPSGTISLDLEKVADRLLEALRAAAAANLSNVRVHMPRRGAARTVRPRTLSLVGAPGAGAAVAVASSTGGPRALAELIPRLKAPFGAAVLVVQHMPASFTRSLAERLHSVSALPVTEAEDGEPVLADRVYVAPGNFHMRVVREDGAVRIALDGGPTVWGVRPAADPLFRSVADVFGPASVGVVLTGMGRDGAEGLSAIVRAGGGGIAQDRGTSVIWGMPQAAAEHAHEVLPLDRIPGALAAEVRALSSMRLPPLEAR, via the coding sequence ATGTCACGCTCTGAGCGCGGCGGGCCGCACACGGTGCTGGTGGTGGACGACAGCGCCTTCATGCGCCGGGTCATCACCGACGTGGTCTCGCGCACCGACGAGTTCCGGGTGGTGGCCACGGCGCGCGACGGCGACGACGCCCTTCGCAAGGTGCACCAGTTCGACCCGGACGTGGTGACCATGGACGTGGAGATGCCGGGGCTGGACGGCCTCTCCGCGCTGGGGTACATCATGAGCGAGACCCCGCGCCCGGTGGTGATGCTCTCGGCGTACACCACCGAGGGGGGCGAGGCCACCCTGCGCGCGCTGGACTACGGTGCCGTGGACTTCGTCGCCAAGCCCTCGGGGACCATCTCGCTGGACCTGGAGAAGGTGGCCGACCGGCTGCTGGAGGCGCTGCGCGCCGCCGCCGCCGCCAACCTCTCCAACGTGCGGGTGCACATGCCCCGGCGGGGCGCCGCCCGGACCGTCCGCCCGCGCACCCTCTCCCTGGTCGGGGCCCCCGGCGCCGGCGCGGCGGTGGCGGTCGCCTCCTCCACCGGGGGGCCGCGGGCCCTGGCGGAGCTGATCCCGCGGCTGAAGGCCCCGTTCGGCGCCGCGGTGCTCGTGGTGCAGCACATGCCGGCCAGCTTCACCCGCTCGCTCGCGGAGCGGCTGCACTCGGTGAGCGCGCTCCCGGTGACGGAGGCGGAGGACGGCGAGCCGGTGCTGGCGGACCGCGTCTACGTGGCCCCCGGGAACTTCCACATGCGGGTGGTGCGCGAGGACGGCGCCGTGCGGATCGCGCTCGACGGCGGCCCCACCGTCTGGGGCGTGCGCCCCGCCGCCGACCCCCTCTTCCGCAGCGTGGCGGACGTGTTCGGCCCGGCTTCGGTGGGGGTGGTGCTCACCGGGATGGGGCGCGACGGGGCGGAGGGGCTGTCTGCCATCGTGCGGGCGGGGGGCGGCGGGATCGCCCAGGACCGCGGCACCTCGGTGATCTGGGGGATGCCGCAGGCGGCGGCGGAGCACGCGCACGAGGTCCTCCCCCTGGACCGCATCCCCGGGGCGCTGGCGGCGGAGGTCCGCGCCCTGTCCTCCATGCGCCTGCCGCCCCTGGAGGCCCGGTGA
- a CDS encoding chemotaxis protein CheW: MSAAGPLLPDAREGEDDAFRGVVFRLGSELHACDVRLVEEVVNGARVHPLPDVPRPLLGVIRLRGALVPVLDVAPGLGVRLEETETPDVLVLDAGDRRVGVAVDEAREVAAFPASTVRPAPPRGAEREEHVLGVARAGDALVTLLDLAAVLEHFTSLTTREPS, from the coding sequence GTGAGCGCCGCGGGACCGCTCCTCCCGGACGCCCGGGAGGGGGAGGACGACGCCTTCCGCGGGGTCGTCTTCCGCCTGGGAAGCGAGCTGCACGCCTGCGACGTCCGCCTGGTGGAGGAGGTGGTGAACGGGGCGCGAGTGCACCCCCTCCCGGACGTGCCCCGCCCCCTCCTGGGCGTCATCCGCCTGCGCGGGGCGCTGGTGCCGGTGCTGGACGTCGCCCCCGGGCTCGGGGTGCGGCTGGAGGAGACGGAGACGCCGGACGTGCTGGTGCTGGACGCGGGCGACCGCCGCGTCGGCGTGGCGGTGGACGAGGCGCGCGAGGTGGCCGCCTTCCCCGCCTCCACGGTACGTCCGGCCCCACCGCGCGGCGCGGAGCGGGAGGAGCACGTCCTGGGGGTCGCCCGCGCGGGCGACGCGCTGGTGACGCTCCTCGACCTCGCGGCCGTCCTGGAACACTTCACATCCCTGACCACGCGAGAACCCTCGTGA
- a CDS encoding chemotaxis protein CheW, with product MRKARQAAVPQVQLVTFRLGPEEFGLDVFAVHEILRYQEPTPVPRAPEFVEGVIDVRGTLVPVVDLRRRFELADAPVNDETRTVLVEHAGERLGLVVDAVSEVLRVPETAVSAPPAYIRGLAAEFVRGIVRLEGGRLIILIDVERILSSQERIALEGAELVPGADPSPDTSPAEGA from the coding sequence GTGAGAAAGGCCCGTCAAGCCGCCGTCCCGCAGGTCCAGCTCGTGACCTTCCGCCTGGGCCCGGAGGAGTTCGGGCTGGACGTGTTCGCGGTCCACGAGATCCTGCGCTACCAGGAGCCCACCCCCGTCCCCCGGGCTCCGGAGTTCGTCGAGGGGGTCATCGACGTGCGCGGCACGCTGGTCCCGGTGGTGGACCTGCGGCGCCGGTTCGAGCTGGCGGACGCCCCCGTCAACGACGAGACGCGCACGGTGCTGGTGGAGCACGCGGGCGAGCGCCTGGGGCTGGTGGTGGACGCCGTCTCGGAGGTGCTCCGGGTGCCGGAGACCGCCGTCTCGGCGCCGCCGGCCTACATCCGCGGCCTTGCGGCGGAGTTCGTCCGCGGGATCGTGCGCCTGGAGGGGGGGCGCCTGATCATCCTCATCGACGTGGAGCGGATCCTCTCCAGCCAGGAGCGGATCGCGCTGGAGGGGGCCGAGCTGGTCCCCGGCGCGGACCCGTCCCCCGACACCTCCCCGGCCGAAGGCGCATGA
- a CDS encoding tetratricopeptide repeat protein yields the protein MTSEEYLGALRARYEGIGCELDAACPEGPPEERDRIRREIMELFRETEASLEQLSAFKEEIRALVDRYKALAAAAPRTPAPARAVRSDHLGSSTYVERGWSAIAAGDHARAVKELTRALELAPDDPAAESLLGWAQMLREQYDEALYTYSKVLMKEPNNALARVNLGYICLKKGIFGEAIEHLARAIRQDADRKAQLYGHLYMGMVYLEREMYGDARTFFRRALELGPNLIEAYWELGRAHYLDGDSERAAETWRKGVETNRFNPWGEKCGEALARLEAGEPVSFQPS from the coding sequence ATGACGAGCGAGGAGTACCTGGGCGCCCTGCGCGCCCGCTACGAGGGGATCGGCTGCGAGCTGGACGCGGCCTGCCCGGAGGGTCCGCCGGAGGAGCGCGACCGGATCCGCCGCGAGATCATGGAGCTGTTCCGCGAGACGGAGGCTTCCCTGGAGCAGCTCTCCGCCTTCAAGGAGGAGATCCGGGCGCTGGTGGACCGCTACAAGGCCCTTGCCGCCGCCGCGCCGCGCACCCCCGCGCCGGCGCGGGCGGTGCGCTCGGACCACCTCGGCAGCAGCACCTATGTAGAACGCGGATGGAGCGCCATCGCCGCCGGCGACCACGCCCGTGCGGTGAAGGAGCTGACCCGCGCGCTGGAGCTGGCGCCCGACGACCCGGCGGCGGAGTCGCTGCTGGGGTGGGCGCAGATGCTCCGGGAGCAGTACGACGAGGCGCTGTACACCTACTCCAAGGTGCTGATGAAGGAGCCGAACAACGCCCTGGCCCGGGTGAACCTCGGCTACATCTGCCTGAAGAAGGGGATCTTCGGGGAGGCCATCGAGCACCTGGCCCGCGCCATCCGCCAGGACGCGGACCGCAAGGCGCAGCTCTACGGACACCTCTACATGGGGATGGTGTACCTGGAGCGGGAGATGTACGGCGACGCGCGGACCTTCTTCCGCCGCGCCCTGGAGCTGGGCCCCAACCTGATCGAGGCATACTGGGAGCTGGGACGCGCGCACTACCTGGACGGCGACTCCGAGCGGGCGGCGGAGACGTGGCGCAAGGGGGTGGAGACCAACCGCTTCAACCCCTGGGGAGAGAAGTGCGGCGAGGCCCTCGCGCGCCTGGAGGCGGGGGAGCCCGTCTCCTTCCAGCCCTCCTAG
- a CDS encoding FRG domain-containing protein, which produces MWPTLTLRDWDHFLRIASHLSYQPPHEVAYLARGQANASWTLSTSLQRSGGDECDIRGAMQIERYLLESFQEEVHLHLRAASLPTSGSLLEWWALMQHHGAPTRLLDWTKSPYVAAYFAVEQQWDQDGAIWLFHVATVTHWATQQHGDLDYVSNAVLTNPEAGPRLFYWAPQKRTERMIAQQGAFTACLSPSNDHGSLIEAACGPEHGTGSDEVYRKLIIPAELKPRFLRQLRQMNVTASALFPGVDGLGRSMAELARLSVQYLPRNS; this is translated from the coding sequence ATGTGGCCGACACTCACTCTGCGGGACTGGGATCATTTTCTTCGAATAGCCTCCCACCTGTCGTACCAGCCACCTCACGAAGTAGCGTACCTTGCTCGGGGTCAGGCAAACGCCAGTTGGACGCTCTCCACGTCGCTTCAGAGAAGCGGCGGTGACGAGTGTGATATTCGCGGCGCAATGCAAATCGAGAGGTATCTTCTCGAATCCTTCCAAGAGGAGGTTCATCTACATCTCCGTGCAGCATCTCTTCCCACCTCCGGCAGCCTTCTCGAGTGGTGGGCACTGATGCAGCACCATGGAGCACCCACTCGGTTACTGGACTGGACCAAATCGCCCTACGTGGCTGCGTATTTTGCCGTCGAACAACAATGGGACCAGGATGGAGCGATATGGCTTTTCCACGTTGCCACCGTCACCCATTGGGCAACTCAGCAGCATGGTGATCTCGATTATGTATCGAATGCCGTGCTTACGAATCCTGAAGCTGGCCCGCGCCTATTCTACTGGGCTCCGCAGAAGAGGACCGAGCGGATGATCGCGCAACAGGGCGCATTCACCGCATGTCTTAGTCCGTCTAACGATCACGGCAGCTTGATTGAAGCCGCATGCGGCCCAGAGCATGGCACTGGTTCAGATGAAGTTTACCGGAAACTGATTATCCCTGCGGAATTGAAGCCCCGATTTCTACGGCAACTTCGTCAGATGAACGTAACAGCGAGTGCGCTGTTTCCCGGCGTTGATGGTTTGGGACGTTCCATGGCTGAACTAGCTCGATTGAGCGTGCAATACCTACCGCGTAACAGCTAG
- a CDS encoding HU family DNA-binding protein codes for MRATGLLRNPGRGRLAERIERKKFVRRLAERMQADDATAAAWLDGMVEEMDQPFRSGTGLTLPGLGGFYLDRRRDRWAFKPETARALRLVVVVQGPAVALGGA; via the coding sequence TTGAGGGCGACGGGGCTACTGAGGAATCCAGGACGGGGACGTCTGGCCGAGCGCATCGAACGGAAGAAGTTCGTCCGCAGGCTCGCCGAGCGGATGCAGGCCGACGACGCCACCGCCGCTGCCTGGCTCGACGGGATGGTCGAGGAGATGGACCAGCCCTTCCGGTCGGGTACGGGGCTCACTCTTCCCGGGCTCGGCGGCTTCTACCTGGACCGGAGGCGGGACCGCTGGGCCTTCAAGCCAGAGACTGCGCGCGCTCTTCGGCTGGTCGTCGTCGTACAGGGGCCCGCTGTAGCCCTGGGAGGAGCTTGA
- a CDS encoding tetratricopeptide repeat protein, translating into MYSNLQVEQALSLIPHTTEFLPLIDAVIGASRPDRQRTWAKSGKYATMSKRVVDPADLRSETQALAAEARERLQDVCSLVVDAIRAYEAGELEAAALNFVWAGELEEADEDLTEAERLYLLALEVATEAAERRAEIVALRHLGRVAHSAGRFADSQARYERSYLLSVEAQDVLGQAASCQGLGAIWAEQGERAHAHTWYSRGVQLAWGLDPEFRHPFLCQLAALAIRLGELDEAEAQLEHARQAIRAARCEQAMAAWYHQYGLLLDARGDSLGAECTYRKGVEHARDPACEIRIRIDLGHKLLREDRLLEAREEARKAEEIAIRKRSVPVLVEVYGLLGAIARKQCDPDGFVFYEQALELCREQRVPPLREAAVYHEYGLFLHGCGHTAEAPDYLRKASEIYQESNLVCEMERVAADLRALGGQPGRL; encoded by the coding sequence ATGTATTCGAACCTTCAGGTGGAGCAGGCCCTCTCGCTGATCCCCCACACGACCGAGTTTCTCCCGCTGATCGATGCGGTCATCGGCGCTTCCCGGCCGGACAGGCAGCGGACCTGGGCAAAATCTGGAAAGTACGCCACGATGTCCAAGCGGGTCGTCGATCCGGCGGATCTGCGCAGCGAGACACAGGCGCTGGCCGCCGAAGCGAGAGAGCGGCTCCAGGACGTGTGCTCCCTGGTCGTGGACGCGATCCGGGCGTACGAAGCCGGGGAGCTCGAGGCGGCCGCCCTCAACTTCGTCTGGGCGGGTGAGCTCGAGGAGGCGGACGAAGACCTCACGGAAGCGGAGCGCCTCTACCTGCTTGCCCTGGAGGTCGCGACCGAGGCTGCCGAGCGCCGCGCGGAGATCGTCGCCCTGCGGCATCTGGGGCGTGTAGCCCATTCGGCCGGCCGATTCGCCGATTCCCAGGCCCGCTACGAGCGGAGCTACCTCCTGAGTGTCGAGGCGCAGGACGTCCTCGGTCAGGCCGCGTCGTGCCAGGGTCTGGGAGCAATCTGGGCCGAGCAGGGCGAGCGAGCCCATGCCCACACCTGGTACTCGCGGGGGGTGCAGCTCGCCTGGGGCCTGGACCCAGAGTTCAGGCATCCTTTCCTCTGCCAGCTCGCCGCTCTGGCGATCCGGCTCGGGGAGCTCGACGAGGCGGAGGCGCAGCTGGAGCACGCGCGGCAGGCGATCAGGGCTGCTCGTTGCGAGCAGGCGATGGCAGCGTGGTACCATCAGTACGGCCTCCTGCTCGATGCGCGAGGGGATTCCCTGGGTGCGGAATGCACGTATCGGAAAGGAGTCGAGCACGCCCGGGATCCAGCGTGCGAGATCAGGATTCGCATCGACCTCGGCCACAAGCTGCTCCGTGAGGACCGCCTGCTGGAAGCAAGGGAGGAGGCACGCAAGGCGGAGGAGATCGCGATCAGGAAGCGGTCCGTTCCCGTTCTGGTGGAGGTATACGGGCTGCTCGGCGCCATTGCGCGGAAGCAGTGCGATCCGGACGGATTCGTGTTTTACGAGCAGGCTCTGGAACTGTGCCGTGAGCAAAGGGTGCCGCCCCTGCGCGAGGCAGCCGTGTATCACGAATACGGCCTGTTCCTCCACGGCTGCGGCCATACTGCAGAGGCGCCCGATTACCTGCGGAAGGCGAGCGAGATCTATCAGGAGTCGAACCTCGTTTGCGAGATGGAGCGGGTAGCGGCCGATTTGCGGGCTTTGGGTGGACAACCGGGTCGCCTCTGA